The genomic DNA CAACATCCTGCCAACCAAGACCCTTGCTTTATCCACACCGCACGATGCCCTATACGGCACATCATCATCCTATGACCATCTTTGCGTCTTTCGCTTCTCAAGTTTGGTAGCCATGATTTTGTTGTAGGTTGCACCAGTTTGAAGGACCATGACGTTCCGGTTCAGGGGGCAGTGACGCCGGTCATCCCCTTCCCGGAGTGTAACTCGATCGATCAGGTCATTCAGCTGAGCCAGTTCCTCGCTGGCCAGGCGCGAAAGCCGCGGGGCAAGATGTCTGCTCAGTCCCTCTTCCATGATCTGCGCGACTGAGACTTCACCGCCGGTGGCGTGCGACTGCAGCAGGGGAAACAACTCACTCACTCTGCCGGCTGATAGCCATCGATCGTGCCAGAAATTTGTTGCCGCTCCATCGTAGACCTTAGAACAGGTGATGGCGCGGTAGAGCGGCAGCAGTTCCTCTAGAACTGCCCAGTGTGCGCCCTTGATGTCGCCTCACAGGTTCACAAGATCGACATGGCTTCGGGCCCAGCGCGCCCAGGACGATCCCTCGGGGTGGTGCAGGCGGTGAAGGAGTTTGAGCAAGAGGCTCTTGTTTTTTATGGTCAGGTCTTTGATGCCGAGTCCTCCTTGTTCTTTGGGCTGGCACGCTTGTTCCCAAGCAACAAGGCATTGAGCGCCGCTGACTGTATCTTCCCCGGACCACAGGAAGCAACGTCGCCGGCGATTGAGAGCGTTAATTGTTCCTGGAGGAAGGAGCAGCACTGACATAGCGTAGGTGAGCTGGCTGTCCATGACGCTATTTATCAACACTGCCCGTCCCATTGGATTGAGCAAGGAGGCGCACCAGCCGCTGAGTTGCCTATCAGCTCGGGCAATGAGAGGGCTGAACGCGGATAGTTTCAGTTTCTCATTGGACACTGGCAGCCCCATATAGGTTTGGGGGAAGTTACCGAGCTGGCACCCAGGAATGCTCTGCAACGCTGGCACCGTTGAGCTGGTAACGTTCATGGACACCATTGTGCTTTTGTTGAAGTTGATGTGCAGCCCTGTGGCTTCGGAGAACAAATCAAGCACCTGCTCCAGCGCCACTAGCCCATCGTGATCTGCCTTGAGGAGAATGAGGGTGTCATCGGCATATTGAAGAACAGGGCATGACTGTCCCGACGCGGCAGGGTGTGAGATCCTTCTATTAACCTTGATCATCTATTGCAGGATGTCCGCGACCAGGAGGAAGAGGTAGGGGGATAGCGGATCCCCCTGCCGTAGGCCTCTTCCACAGGCAAACCACGGACCAGGAACTCCATTCACAAGGACAGCAAGCTTCAAGCTTTGCAGCATGCCCACGATCCATTTGCTCCAGAGGGGTGGGAAGCCGCGCGCGCCCATGATGGCATTGAGGCTGTGCCAATCCACGGAGTCGAATGCTTTGGCAAAGTCGAGCTTCAGAACCAGGGTGGGTAGTTTGCGGGGGTGGTAGCACTGGACGAGCTCCATCGCGTAGATGTAAGTCTCATAAATCGAATgccccttgatgaatcctgtCTGATCTGGATCAACAAGGCGGGGAATCTGGTGTTGTAGCCGTGTCGTGAGCATCTTAGAGATGATCTTCAGGGAGCAATTTTGCAGGCAGATCGGGCGGTAGTCTCCCGGGGTTGTGGCAGCTGAGTTCTTGGGGATCATGTCGATGAAGGAGCGATTCAGTCGTTCAAGCTCCGCAGTGCCTGCCTGGAATGCCCAGGCCAGCTCCAtgaccgccggcgccaccgtggCCCATGCTGCCGCGTAGAAAGATGGCCCGAAGCCGTCCAGTCTAGGGGAGCTGGCCCTGTTCATCGAGCACACCGCGGCGCGCGCTTCCGGTTCCGTGAACGGCGCCAGCAGAGGCGCCCCATCAACCCGCACCGAGTCGGCGTAGAGCGCCGCGACGTCGATGGAGCCCGGAGTCGCCGTGTGCGCGCTCAGCAGCCCACGGAGGTGGGATGTCAGCGCGTTCGTCTTGGTGCGAGGAGACCACGACGCTGTCAACCTCCAGAGCCCGGATGTTGTTGCGGCGCAGGCGGTGAGTGGCCTGCGCATGGAAGAAGCTAGTGTTCGCGTCTCCTTCTCGTATGGCGCGGTGCTTCCCGCGTTGCTTCCAGTATGACGAGATGGTATCTACCTCCCAAATCCCCCGGGATACCCTTCATCCTATTCTTTTTGTTTCCCTTCTCCGCTTCCTTTGACCTGCAGCAGGCAGCTGCTCCGGCATTTTTTATCGTCTTAGATTTTGTCTCGCCCTCTTTGTCTCTCCGCGTCGTCGCCTGCTAATCCAATGCTGTCATCGCGCTCGTCTCATAGACATCACGATCCGATGTCTTTGTTTCTTCCGTTTATTTTAGGCGAAACCGATGGTACCGTAGTATATGATATAGCTGCGCCTGCTTCGCGTGTCCAAGGCTCGCCTGAATCGGTGAATCCAAGGGAAATCGCAGGTTTTCGCGACCAATTCGTCTCGTTTGCTGGCTGTTCGAAGGTGAGATTCCTTTCATAGATTTCACCCGTGATATATCAAGTTCTTGCCACTTTTCTCTTgtacagattttttttttatcggtGATCAGTTTTAGGactgcttctttttcttttcgttGCGTGTGTCATCTTAAAAACTCGTAATCTCTCATTTTTCATCCCCTCACGTTCTCAACTTTGCGCAATTCAAGCACGGATGACTTGCCGCGTTCATTCTTTGCAGCAAGGCTTCCCTTTTCTGCACAGCCTATGCAATTTTAGCAAGGTACTCTGTAGCTGGCTTTCCCCTCTCTGTACTCTGAAACTGAACTCCAtaaactttcttttttttttgaaaagtaagTCCATAAACTTTCATCTTAGGAAAATCTGCTATAAATATGACAATTTGTGCATAAACACCATGTACTGGTTAACTGGTACATGCCGGAAACTTATCCAGTTCTATCTTCTCAATAATTTGTACCACTCATCACAGTTATCATGCTGACTCCAGTCATCTACTACCCTAAATTTGATTGAAGGCTTGATAACTGAATTCAGGCACACGGTAGTCGAAAGCCAGATTTACAAAATTTCCAGTACCAAAGCTCTACAAATGTTTTCCTCCTAGAACTTGAAGTTCTGAACATGTGCGTTGTTTTTGCAGATGGAGAACTAACTAGCAGTCACCAGTCAAATGCCATTTCTTACAAGTCCTTGTATCCTCATGATATGGCTCTACAGTCTTTGCCTGCTAGTACCGGGGCACCTTGTTCAACATCTGTGGCATCATCTTCCAGTACTTTCTCCACGGTTATTGTACATGGGCGTTTTCCTAATGTGACACCATCAATTGTTCATTCTTTGAATGCTGAAATCTGGTCCTCTGACCCAATATCCTATTCTGGAGTATCAGAACAACCTTTAGGGGGTAATTACCCTGTACTACCTGCTGAAGCAACACATTCTGCGGACCAACTTGGTGATTTACTGAATAACAATGACATTGGTGTTGAGAAACAGCCAGATTGTGGTTCTGTTAGAGAACCTAATGAATCTGACGACAGAGATGAATGGTTAAGATGCTTGGTGACTGGACGTTTGGATGATATTATTACTGCTGACATGACTTTGAACTATCCACAAATGGTAATTTAGCTCAAAAGAAGTAGTGAGTAGTGACTAGTGATGTAATGTTTACTTGATCATGGAAACTGAGACTGGCATTGGACATGTTATTTAAATTGTTAGGTAGTTGGCCCCATATATTTCTGGAACAGTTCCATGTTATGTTCCTTGATATGCTCAAGTTAGAGCTGACATGTTTCCTTTTTACACAGGCTGAATCTGCACCAGATTCCTCATATCTAAATTCTGAGACACGGCAGGATGAGCACATAATCCATCAATTAGTTTCAGTTCCTACAATTCCTGGGCAGTTGTATCCTACTGTTTCTCCTCCAGCAACTATAAATGTCCATTCACCCCTCAGGACCAAGGTGCGAAGACGATGGACTACGGAAATGCATGATCGTTTCGTAGATGCCGTCAACCAGCTCGGTGGCTGTGAAAGTAAAATCTCAGCACTGTGATCACCTCTATCCTCGTCCACAGTACAGTAGGTTTCCTATTGCCTCTCATTATCTTTGAACAAATGCAGATGCTAAACCTAAAGCCATTCTTGACATCATGAATGTTGAAGGTCTGACACGTGAGCAGGTGAAAAGCCACTTGCAGGTATGCTCACCTCCAAAATGAAATTAGTAGCGCAACAATAGTTTCTGTTTTAAAAGTTTGCTAATTAAAGGCAATGCTCAAGGCAGAAATATAAATTGGCTCAAGTTAGGCATCGCCCATCTGAAGGTCAGCTATCGATGGTTGTTCAAACCAGTACTTTTCACTTGCTTGAATTATTTTACTGTTTCCCATCATTATCAGCACCGTGTAATTTAGTATTTTGTATGTGTTATACATTCTTTCGTTCTCAAAGAAATACTTGCACTCAAGTCCCATATTTATCCAGTTGTTCGTTGCATTGACCAGTTGCAGGCACATCAGTAGATACGGCGACGTCTAATGAAGGCATACCTTCAGCTTCAGATGTACAAATGTGAGTTACAATTTCGTCTCCATGTGCAAgcctattttatttttatactgTTGCTGGTGCAAGAGTAGCTTCTTAAGCATCAATGAAGAAACCTAAGCTTTTGAAAGTAATCATTTGGCATGCTTCTACTGATACCAATTGAATGACTCAACTCAACTCTTTGTTCTGATGGCTGGTGTTTTCAGTAGCCAAATACTCTTGTCCTTTCAAGATGCATACCCCTAGCCTTATTTTCTTCACCCTGGAAAATCTCACTGCTTGTTTAATGCCACTTTAATCAAGGATCGTTAGTTGCACAGAAAAAAATATGTGACTATTTAAGTTTTGTTTGGCAGACGCATTCAAGAATTTGCATTACAGGTGCAGATAGAATTTCAGAAGAAACTTCACGAGATGGTAGAGAGGACACGTCGTGATTTACTCGAGGTACACTTTCATTGAGTTTACTTTGAATGTTAATCTTCTATTACATTTGGGCTATCTACATAATCTTTTATGTAATGCTTTTGACTCTCTAAAGGTAATATAATCTTACAGTTAACCACTAAATTATATCACCGTGCATTCGAGATAGGTTCTAACAGTGCATTATTATGTGGTGTCATATGTTCAAAAGTACATATTAATGATAATCAATATTGGGAGTTTGGGACACGCCTTTCATCTTGGCATGTGCACGAGATAAGAAATCTTATCCCCAATGCATTCGGTGCTTGTTGTGCCATAGATTCACAGAAGCGTACTAGAGAAACATGTGATGAGTCTACACGAGCTCGAGGAGCGGCAGAATCTCAACACAGACCGCAGCATATTGCATCTTCTTCCCAGTCCAGCAGCGGGAGCAGCCGCCCCTCCTTCAGCTCTGTCGGCAGGGGGCTCCATAGGGGTGTGCGGCGAGGGAAGCAGAACTGCAGCATTGGTTGAAGATGTCCAGGCGTCAGAGGCTGGCTCACTTAGCAACAAGGCAGGAGCATGACTGCATGACCATCTGTTGATCCAGTCTTCCATGCCTGTTTCTACCTGGTGTTTTATCTTTTGCGTCTGTAAATAACAGTAGAACGAGTGAAAACAGTGAGGCGTAGATACGCCTACGTTTAGCATCAGTTGGTAGCATGAGCTTTTGAACCCTGCAATAAGGATCTGTATACAATGATCTGAAGAATCACCTGTTGCAGTACCGGCATTTCACTCCAGATGCACAACCTGTACCCATGGTAACGATATTGATGTTTATGTACTTTGATGCTGAGTACTAAACTGGTGAAGTGAGACAGAAACGGGCCAATTTGGTGAAATGGGTTGTGGTTATCCTTATATGAACGTGTAAAGTAGGATGCCAGTCTGGAAAGGCTACCTAGAGTGGTCACTGAAAGTTGCAAGGAAGTCTAACTGGATTAGTTTCACTGcaatagggggtgtttggttccacctcttttagctgctaaactgccaaacatccttgctaaaacttgctaaagttgagttgctaaagtttagcactttagcaagtttttggttgctaaaacttgctaaaaggtgagCTGGACAACATATatccctcatttattgcttgtctcccccctcctgcgcacctttaataagggtagataggtctttttacaACTCATTAAATACCTTTTAGCAAGAATCTACACAgcttttgctaaaatttagcaactaaagtttagcaagaggaAACAAACATGCCCTTGGTACACGATACGCTTGTCTGTTTCAAGCAGACAATGACAGGGCAAACTGCATACGCATTTAGGCTTGTAGTCACATTTTCATTTTCATAACTGGAGTTTGACCAATTCCTCATCTTTTACTTCTTGGAAATCTAGAAGAGATCAACAGACAACCTATTATTAACTACGAATTATTGCTACCTGGATCTAGATGGACGCAACTCATGGGAATTTCATGGTGCACTGAGGCCGATCTCACGGTTTTTTCCCGGCccgacgtcgccgacgccgtgATACCTCTTCCATGGCTTGTAGTCCTTCCGCTCCAGCAtcctctccacctcctcgaACTGCAGGCCCTTGGTCTCCGGCACGGTGAAGAAGACGATGACGAGCGCCAGGGAGGAGACTCcgcagaagaggaagaaggtggcCGCCGTGCCGAGCGCCTTGGTCAGGGACAGGAACGTCTGCGTGACGATGAGGTTGGAGACCCAGTTGGCCACGGCCGCGATGCCGCCGCAGATGCCCCTGAACCGCAGCGGGTAGATCTCCGAGTTGACGATCCACGGCACCGTGCCCATGCCGGGGGAGTAGGAGACGATGTACgcgcccaggccgatcagcgcCAGCCACCCGAAGTTGTTCGGGCACCCCTCCGTGTAGAACTCCCGATGGCCCGCGCGGCACGTCCGCCGCGACGCGTCGTTCAGCGCCAAGCACGCTCCCGGAAGCAGCTGCAAGTCCGACGAGATCACCATTAGCGATTCCGGCAAGATGGGAATGGAGacttgaaattaaaaaaaaatgttgcaatgAAAGGCTTGCCTTGTCTCCCTGGTGAGCGCAGAAGCCGCAAGTGGAGGCGGCCTTGAGGCAGTTCACGCAGCTCCAGCGGACGTTCGGGTTGAACCCGGGGCACGCCTGGGTCTGGTTCGCGAGCAGCCGGGTCTCCAGGTCGCTGACGGGCGGGGCGTGGTGCGCGGCGCCCAGGAACGTGCCGCCGAGCACGGCGAGCCACACGATGATGCCGACCAGGCTGATGAGCATTAggcgcctccggccggccctgTCCACGAAGAACATGCTCACGACCGAGCCGATGGCGTTCAGGCCCGAGGTGATGAGGGAGAGCGCCATGGCCGTGTTGTTGGACGCGAAGCCGGCCAGCTGCACGATCGTCGGGCTGTAGTACATGACGGTGTTGATGCCCACGAACTGCTGCGCGACCTGGACGATGACGCCGGCCATCAGCCCCCGCCGGACGACCTTGCTGCCGAGCGCCTTCCTCAGCTTGCCAATCAGGCCCTGCTCGCCGATGGAACCCTCAAGCCGCACCTCTTCTTCGACAGACTGGCGCATGGCGTCAATCTCTTGCTCGACCTCATTCGCAGGGTAAATCTTCCGCAAGATTGATTCAGCTTCCTCTTTCCTACCCTGGTTGTTTCACCAAGAGAGAAAAGCTTCAAAGTagtttccctttttctttttcagcaaAATCATTTTTTATCTTGGCAGTGACAATTTACTACATTACTACATAGTAGATAGTACAGACAGCAGTATAGTATTTGGATCCTAAGATGATTACTGCATATGAACTACTTTTTGTGCATAAACACACACCAACCTTCCTGTAAAGCCACCTTGGTGATTCTGGCAGCATCAGCATCAGTATGAACTGGACCAGGGCAGGAACCCCTGCAATGCCAAGCATCCACCTCCAGGTTCCTGGCACCTGACACGAGTCATGGAGATAACGTAAATGCAACTCCTTGCCAAAATAAAGGTTTCCCAAATTTGTAGAAGATGACGAGTGTAATGTCAGTACCTTAGTGAAGGCTAGATTAATGAGGTATGCCAAGAACTGGCCACCAGTGATGAGAAGACCATTTGTGCTCACAAGAGCACCTCTGATCCTAGCAGGCGAGGCTTCAGAGATGTACAGAGGAGCTGTCATGGAAGCCATTCCAACACCAAGACCAACAAAGACCCTCCCAACAATGATTACTGTAGGTGTTGGGGAAAAGGCCATGATCACAGCACCTCCAAAGAACAGGGCATCAGCAATTATGATGGAAGGCCTCCTTCCAAACTTGTCATTCATCCAGCCACCAAATGCAGCTCCAACTATAGCTCCAGCAACGGCCATACTCACTATTGTTTCCTGTTATGTGTAATAAACCGAGACATCACATGTTAGTCTCATACTTCTCTTTCTTTCTGAAGAAAAACATGTTAGCCCCATACTTGAACCAGAGAGAGGCCGTACCCTTAATACAGTGCTCTTTTCCACCGCAGCGAAATCATCTCGAATGTACAAAAGTGCTCCAGATATGACACCTAGCAGAGCATAATTGTTAACAGGATGACAAATTAATCAGCTAGATTATGAACTTCTAAAGTATGTAAGTGGGATGAACATGGCTAGCAGGAAATTAAATCAGAATGCCTAAACATTTTAGAAGCATATATGCACTGAATGCACCACAATATTAATAGGGcgctgctagcgcccggacgtccgatggaAACTTCCATCGGACGCTCCATTGCAACATTCAAAAACAACATCTGCAACATCGAAAGTACGaggttgcaacattgaaaaatatgcgAAAAATCGTTCAATGTAAACATCGTTTCTGATTAAAAAATTTCCCACCGCAACATCAAGcgcatgtttcatgcaacatctagatctactttgcaacatcAACATGAAATTCTTGCAACATTTTTCTGAAACATCCGAAACACGTGAAACATACACTTGCAACATGCAGAAACATCTCATCGGCCATGGAGACCACTTCCCGCCACGCGCGCCCATGGCTATCGGCCTCGCTCACTGACAGCCTCGCCGCGCCATGCGTCATGCCGGGAGGCGGCGGACGGTGACGCAGAGGAGGTTGGGGCCACGCCCGAGAGGATGCGGATGACAAGCTCCAGGCGCGGGggcctccatggccggcgaGGCGGGGGGCGATCCGGGCACGGCGAGGTGCCTCCATGGCTGGTGGGGCGGGGGCGAGCTTCGGGGCACAACGACCTCCATAGCCGGCAGGGTGGGGGCGAGGTCCAGGCGCGGTGCCCGCCATAGCCGGTGTGGCGAACTCCAAGGAGAAAGCAGAGCAGGAGTGAAGGATTTTGGGGGAAAGTATAGCAAGCAACCTAGCATGCAGCACTGCAGCAAATAGATAACTCTCGATCGGACTTGAGCTTGCAACTAGCTTGGTTGAAATGATACTTTGGGTCCATCGCCCTTACGCCGTTTGAGTGGACCTGAGCGTCCAATATTTTTCCGTCCGCGTCGGACATAGGATGGTTAGCATTACCGATATTAACATCATCGTGATATAGTTATGAAGTAAAAGGAGAATTTCCTGGAACCTCGTTTTCGTGAGAAATTCAAGGTGCTCAACAAAAACAGTTCTTTTTTTAAAAGTAAAAAGGTAAAATGTCACTAAGAAAGAGAGACTGAACAACTAGTGATGTTGAAGTTGAAACTATATTATTTTCCCTCCAGAATACAGGCATATTATTTGGCGCATTAACTGTATTTCAATTCAAAATACTAAAATTGCATTTGTGAAAGAGAAGCCAAAGGAGCAGATTGAAACATGCATTAGCTATGCACCGCTATCTATCAAGTCAAAAGATTAGATTGTTTTGTCTGCTATCATGTTCAGATACCTGTATCATATCCGAAAAGAAGACCACCGATGCCAGCAGACAGGACAAGCTGGAGGATATAAGGTTGTGTCCATGTCAGCCGCAAGCACTCCTTAAATTCTGCCTTATCTGCTACATTCACACCACCCTCCATTGCGTCCAAGTGCCTTTACACACTGACGTAGGTTCAGATGTACTTGGTCAGTGGTCACGCACTTCACTGCATCGTTAAAACAGAAATTCACTGGAGTTAGCACGAAGATACAGGCTCTAGGAAATTCTGCTGGAAGAGCATATTACAAAAGTTGCTCAGTACGGCAAGCATCAGAATTTTTTATGTCGttgttccttcaaaaaaaaaagaattttttaTGTCAGAAAATACAAATTTCCGAGCATCAACATCAGTCAGAACATATCCAAAAAAATTGATGCGGGAGAAGGAAAGAAGGGAATATCTCGTCAAAAGCTATCAGCCCTCTAGTGTAAATGTCGTGAAAGCATTGCGAAAGTTCCCATCAGGCTTATCCAAATCAAAAGGCGTGGAATCTTATCCCAATGCCTTTGCATGAAGAACAAAGAATATGTTCTAGCTTATGTCCTCAAGCCATAATCATATCTTTTGGAATTGCACACTCAGCATTGAGCATTGCATAGAACTAGTAATGCCCCAAAACCAATGCTGACTTGAAACACGCGTGATCTTACCCAACCATTgcgaaaggggaaaaaaattcaaaatcagATCAAATCTCCAGTGACGGAGCTAGTaaggggggccatggccccctcaTGCATTCATGCTCCATGTACTACACCCTTgtacacacatacacacacgtGAATTTGCTATGTCGATTTGGCTTGGATTGTCGAAGTGTTATAAAAATGTTACTAGGTAGCCTGTCTCTGTATGATTTGTGTGCAATCTTCGTCTGAAACCGACCTCGAACGGCAGGATCTGCAGAGGGAACCCTCACACTGAACCCAACAACAACATCGCTTAATCCCCGTGAATCCCTTCCACAATCTTGACGAGAGGAGAAACGAATGAAATGGAAACCCCGCAAAATAAATCCGCAACCTCTCCGCGCCGagggaggacgaggacgacgagaagGAGGAGAAACGAATGCATGCAGGGGCAAGGCAAGCCAGGAACCTCACCGAGAGACAAAGCGAGCGAGCAAAACCCCGCCGTCGAGTCGAgagccgcgcccgcgccgcccagcAGCGAAGTGCCCCCGACCCACCCAGCCCCCAGGGACGAGGAGGAGTCGATGACGAACGAGTCGGCCAAGTGACAGCGACGTCGCACGGCCGCGCAGCGCCTCGCCTGGATTTATTGCGGGCGCCGCgacgcctcctcctcgcgcacTCGCACGCGGGGGGGTTCAATGCTGGGCGCGCGCCTGCCAGTCGAGTCGCGGCGGGGGTGCGCCTACGcacggcgatggcgatggcgatggcgatgcgaTCCCGGCCGTACGAGCCCGAGTTGCGCGTGCGCGGAGGGAGGGCTCGGCTCGCCCGTCTGGCTGGTGTCTGCGGTTTGCCTGTCGTTCCCGCCCGCCTCGCGGCTACAAGCGCTGCGCGGTTGTTCGCTGCCGCCGCGAACCGCGCGGGATCCCTTGGACTCGCGCTCCTCCGTTCTacaggccgccggcgcgggcgaacTAACAACTACTGAGTCTGAGGCGCGCGTGTCAGGGCCGGGGCTCGGGATGCCAAACCGTGGCGCGCTGGCGCGGGTGATGGCCTGATGGGTGGTGCTGGTGCGGCAGTTTGTTGCACGCAGGTTCCCCGGATCGGAATCAGGCCTCCGTTTCTTTCGAAAAGGCAAAGGGAATCGGGTCCCAGGAACCGGAACTAGGAAGATTCGGGTGCCGAGTGCCGACCTGCTAAAGATAGCGTGTTCTGTTGCTTGGATCCGTCTGGAAGCACGAGAAAAACGTAACCGTCGAGGTTTTGTGTCATCCGTTCTCTGGTGAAAGAGTCGAGGTCTCACGAATCTTACCTACTTTTTATAGGTATATACTTTACGAACAACATTCGTAACAGTTACTATGACCAAGTAGAAGTTTATTAGGCCCCACTCACACGTATCTGAATCCTACGAGCTACGATGACGTTCAATTCTACCTCAATTCCCACGCGTTCTACTTTAGGATGTAGCGCTTCCAACTTCCCTCCGTTTGAAATTCGTAGCATTTGACAAAAAAATTACTTTATtaatattctttttttaaaaaagaaaagtggcACTAGTTCATTGGCCAACAAGATTTGACCCTTAAATGAAATACTCAATCTAATCTAGATGGAATTagtagaaataaaaaagagcaAATGACACAAAGGAGCCGCTAAATCTGTCCAAAACCAAACAGATTAGACTAAACAATTCCTCGTCAAGTTTATATAACCTGAAGGCAAAGGTTTAGTGGAAAACGATTGCATAGTGAACTAGTATCATCTGGAGTTAGCTAGGCGCCACTCGGTCAAAAGACTCCAAAGACATCGATGCTCAAGTATTTGGGATCAACTACGTTCATAGCTTTTCGAAGTTCGGTTGAATCTTTTCTTCGGATCTCAGGACAGGCAACACATTGAAAGGCATCAAAGAAAACGAAAGACCCActtcaaaagaaaggaagaaaacaaacaCGAACAAAATTGTAGATTGCTGAGCTGACgtctaggaaaaaaaatgattgCACCAGCCGGGAATCGAACCCGGGTCTGTACCGTGGCAGGGTACTATTCTACCACTAGACCACTGGTGCGTTAATGAACTCGGAGAATGATTAAATTTATTCTTAGTATGATAGAATGTTGAACGACCGGTGACTTAACACAAAATAGGCGAGCAttacccttttctttttacaaTCCCTGAAACGCTACTTGTGTTGATATTGATACAATCTGTCCGAGGACTCGCCACGCAGCATCTGATGCTGGAAGTCTGTTATGTTGTTTGAAGGACGTATAAACGTACGCCCGTATTTGGAAAATGGACGTCGGTTAACCTGTTCACACCTCACCTGTTTCCGGTTCCTGAAATGCAGTGCAGACACCAGCAATGTCCGCCTCAAGTTCGCACCAGAACATGAACATGTGTTAACTCACACCGCGACCAAACCCCCCACACACGGTAGAGGCGTGAAAGAAAGAGCGATTTGCACAAGGAAAATCATGCAACAATAGCATATCGGACAAGGGGCTAGTTAACTTCATCCTTTATGCATATCGGTGAATCAATATAGCAACAAAAAGGGATACGGCGTACAGAATGACCGATTAAGCCAACAACGACACTGGCAACGATACACCCGGGGCAAAAACGCACGGACCGGAATTGGCACAGGAGCGGCCGGTACAAGAAACTAGCTTCTCGTCCCTACCACTACC from Setaria italica strain Yugu1 chromosome VII, Setaria_italica_v2.0, whole genome shotgun sequence includes the following:
- the LOC101771289 gene encoding probable inositol transporter 2 — encoded protein: MEGGVNVADKAEFKECLRLTWTQPYILQLVLSAGIGGLLFGYDTGVISGALLYIRDDFAAVEKSTVLRETIVSMAVAGAIVGAAFGGWMNDKFGRRPSIIIADALFFGGAVIMAFSPTPTVIIVGRVFVGLGVGMASMTAPLYISEASPARIRGALVSTNGLLITGGQFLAYLINLAFTKVPGTWRWMLGIAGVPALVQFILMLMLPESPRWLYRKGRKEEAESILRKIYPANEVEQEIDAMRQSVEEEVRLEGSIGEQGLIGKLRKALGSKVVRRGLMAGVIVQVAQQFVGINTVMYYSPTIVQLAGFASNNTAMALSLITSGLNAIGSVVSMFFVDRAGRRRLMLISLVGIIVWLAVLGGTFLGAAHHAPPVSDLETRLLANQTQACPGFNPNVRWSCVNCLKAASTCGFCAHQGDKLLPGACLALNDASRRTCRAGHREFYTEGCPNNFGWLALIGLGAYIVSYSPGMGTVPWIVNSEIYPLRFRGICGGIAAVANWVSNLIVTQTFLSLTKALGTAATFFLFCGVSSLALVIVFFTVPETKGLQFEEVERMLERKDYKPWKRYHGVGDVGPGKNREIGLSAP
- the LOC111257895 gene encoding protein PHOSPHATE STARVATION RESPONSE 2-like → MALQSLPASTGAPCSTSVASSSSTFSTVIVHGRFPNVTPSIVHSLNAEIWSSDPISYSGVSEQPLGGNYPVLPAEATHSADQLGDLLNNNDIGVEKQPDCGSVREPNESDDRDEWLRCLVTGRLDDIITADMTLNYPQMAESAPDSSYLNSETRQDEHIIHQLVSVPTIPGQLYPTVSPPATINVHSPLRTKVRRRWTTEMHDRFVDAVNQLGGCENAKPKAILDIMNVEGLTREQVKSHLQKYKLAQVRHRPSEVAGTSVDTATSNEGIPSASDVQIRIQEFALQVQIEFQKKLHEMVERTRRDLLEIHRSVLEKHVMSLHELEERQNLNTDRSILHLLPSPAAGAAAPPSALSAGGSIGVCGEGSRTAALVEDVQASEAGSLSNKAGA